One part of the Vespula pensylvanica isolate Volc-1 chromosome 18, ASM1446617v1, whole genome shotgun sequence genome encodes these proteins:
- the LOC122635387 gene encoding 28S ribosomal protein S18a, mitochondrial, with product MATLGRLASQIRKNFIITNYNRAISLSATARIKEITEKKDGNNIIIEATIRPQKDKHLLIKPKDKVCPICSIGLDIKHTDVLILSQFVRSDGCMLPSRITGLCNTQQKRITTMVAMAQKAGLMPNLTPKRSKKDPTKRYRWKKFNTYFDEKTIRYKYL from the exons ATGGCCACGCTTGGTCGTCTTGCATCgcaaattagaaaaaattttattattacgaattataaCAGAGCTATATCGTTATCTGCGACAGCACGCATTAAAGAAA TAACCGAAAAGAAGGatggaaataatataattattgaagcTACGATACGCCCTCAAAAAGATAAACACTTATTGATAAAACCTAAAGACAAAGTTTGTCCTATATGTTCCATCGGTCTTGATATTAAACATact GATGTTCTCATATTAAGTCAATTTGTAAGATCGGACGGATGTATGTTACCAAGTAGAATTACCGGTTTATGCAACACGCAACAAAAAAGGATAACTACTATGGTTGCTATGGCACAGAAAGCAG GTTTGATGCCTAATTTAACTccaaaaagaagtaaaaaagatccTACGAAAAGATATCGgtggaaaaaatttaatacatatttcgaTGAGAAAACTATTagatataagtatttataa
- the LOC122635388 gene encoding NPC intracellular cholesterol transporter 2 homolog a-like has product MALLACVYVLAAFCIASSMQTEYYKCEGGLPEPKNLNIEGCDKLPCSLVRGTDLKAHWDFAVTANTATLKPRVIVTVFGVTTEYDYPRPDACKDLVNGECPLEKGEEVTYSLLMPILKIYPNIRLGIEFSLIDENKNAQVCFKIDGKVVN; this is encoded by the exons ATGGCTCTTCTCGCTTGTG TTTACGTTTTGGCTGCATTTTGCATTGCGTCGTCCATGCAAACCGAATATTACAAATGCGAGGGTGGTTTACCAGAGccaaaaaatttaaatatcgaagGTTGCGATAAATTACCTTGTTCATTGGTCAGAGGTACTGATTTAAAAGCACATTGGGATTTTGCAGTTA CTGCAAATACTGCTACCTTAAAACCACGAGTTATAGTAACGGTATTCGGTGTTACTACGGAATATGATTATCCACGTCCAGATGCATGTAAGGATTTAGTAAACGGTGAATGTCCTTTGGAAAAAGGCGAAGAGGTCACTTATTCCTTATTAATGCCTATTTTGAAAATCTATCCAAATATTAGATTGGGCATAGAATTCTCTTTAAttgacgaaaataaaaatgctcAAGTTTGCTTCAAAATTGATGGGAAAGTCGTCAATTAA
- the LOC122635385 gene encoding estradiol 17-beta-dehydrogenase 2 isoform X4 encodes MLDTNQVVIITGCDSGLGYSLALHCQFLGATVIASVLDNTGQGAELLKEKGIVVLPLDITNDKSIENFYKDVHLLLNKKRYTLKALVNNAGVMIFGEFEWQTKDQVKHQLEVNLLGTMKITHQLMPLIRKDSTRIVVVSSHCASEPLPGVAAYSATKAAINAWATAIRVELKKYGIDVVTFVPGSFTQESNILANQPERFDAMKESMTLDARYFYRDYFDRYVKYFEPLACKVTPKPVENPRIYEKFEGALLDNYPSSVYKCEPWRYCFYYTLFKITPYYIRDRLTESFVKLPSWKERDIDERFEIDNSKKPVFEELAKDFSLLEKGL; translated from the exons ATGCTCGATACGAATCAGGTTGTAATAATTACAGGCTGTGATTCGGGACTCGGTTATAGTTTAGCATTGCATTGTCAATTTCTTGGTGCCACCGTGATAGCCAGCGTTTTAGACAATACTGGTCAGGGTGCAGaattattaaaggaaaaaggaatcgTTGTATTACCACTCGACATTACAAATGATAAGagtatcgaaaatttttacaaagacGTACACTTATTACTCAACAAAAAGAGATACa cTTTGAAAGCATTGGTGAACAATGCAGGTGTTATGATCTTCGGTGAATTCGAATGGCAAACCAAGGATCAAGTGAAACATCAATTAGAAGTGAACCTTCTTGGGACGATGAAGATCACGCATCAATTGATGCCTCTCATCCGAAAAGATTCAACCAGGATTGTCGTTGTTTCAAGCCATTGCGCGAGCGAACCTTTACCCGGAGTAGCAGCCTACAGTGCGACAAAGGCTGCGATCAATGCTTGGGCCACGGCCATCAGGGTAGAACTAAAGAAATATGGCATCGACGTTGTTACTTTTGTTCCTG GATCCTTCACCCAAGAGAGTAACATTTTAGCTAATCAACCGGAACGTTTCGATGCGATGAAAGAATCGATGACGTTAGAtgcgagatatttttatagggattattttgatcgatacgtgaaatattttgaaCCATTGGCATGTAAGGTCACGCCCAAGCCCGTCGAGAATCCtagaatttatgaaaaatttgagGGAGCACTGTTAGACAATTATCCATCGTCGGTTTATAA ATGCGAGCCATGGAGATATTGTTTCTATTAtacgttatttaaaattacacCTTATTATATACGTGATCGATTGACTGAATCATTTGTAAAATTACCTAGTTGGAAAGAAAGGGACATTGATGAGAGATTTGAGATCGATAATTCAAAGAAACCAGTTTTTGAGGAGCTTGCTAAGGATTTTAGTTTGTTAGAAAAAGGTTTATAG
- the LOC122635385 gene encoding estradiol 17-beta-dehydrogenase 2 isoform X3, translating to MCVRVRSACLHKRYGSRHMLDTNQVVIITGCDSGLGYSLALHCQFLGATVIASVLDNTGQGAELLKEKGIVVLPLDITNDKSIENFYKDVHLLLNKKRYTLKALVNNAGVMIFGEFEWQTKDQVKHQLEVNLLGTMKITHQLMPLIRKDSTRIVVVSSHCASEPLPGVAAYSATKAAINAWATAIRVELKKYGIDVVTFVPGSFTQESNILANQPERFDAMKESMTLDARYFYRDYFDRYVKYFEPLACKVTPKPVENPRIYEKFEGALLDNYPSSVYKCEPWRYCFYYTLFKITPYYIRDRLTESFVKLPSWKERDIDERFEIDNSKKPVFEELAKDFSLLEKGL from the exons atgtgtgtgcgcgtgc GTAGCGCATGTTTACACAAACGTTACGGTTCTCGGCATATGCTCGATACGAATCAGGTTGTAATAATTACAGGCTGTGATTCGGGACTCGGTTATAGTTTAGCATTGCATTGTCAATTTCTTGGTGCCACCGTGATAGCCAGCGTTTTAGACAATACTGGTCAGGGTGCAGaattattaaaggaaaaaggaatcgTTGTATTACCACTCGACATTACAAATGATAAGagtatcgaaaatttttacaaagacGTACACTTATTACTCAACAAAAAGAGATACa cTTTGAAAGCATTGGTGAACAATGCAGGTGTTATGATCTTCGGTGAATTCGAATGGCAAACCAAGGATCAAGTGAAACATCAATTAGAAGTGAACCTTCTTGGGACGATGAAGATCACGCATCAATTGATGCCTCTCATCCGAAAAGATTCAACCAGGATTGTCGTTGTTTCAAGCCATTGCGCGAGCGAACCTTTACCCGGAGTAGCAGCCTACAGTGCGACAAAGGCTGCGATCAATGCTTGGGCCACGGCCATCAGGGTAGAACTAAAGAAATATGGCATCGACGTTGTTACTTTTGTTCCTG GATCCTTCACCCAAGAGAGTAACATTTTAGCTAATCAACCGGAACGTTTCGATGCGATGAAAGAATCGATGACGTTAGAtgcgagatatttttatagggattattttgatcgatacgtgaaatattttgaaCCATTGGCATGTAAGGTCACGCCCAAGCCCGTCGAGAATCCtagaatttatgaaaaatttgagGGAGCACTGTTAGACAATTATCCATCGTCGGTTTATAA ATGCGAGCCATGGAGATATTGTTTCTATTAtacgttatttaaaattacacCTTATTATATACGTGATCGATTGACTGAATCATTTGTAAAATTACCTAGTTGGAAAGAAAGGGACATTGATGAGAGATTTGAGATCGATAATTCAAAGAAACCAGTTTTTGAGGAGCTTGCTAAGGATTTTAGTTTGTTAGAAAAAGGTTTATAG
- the LOC122635386 gene encoding zinc finger protein-like 1 has product MGLCKCPKRIVTTQFCFEHRVNVCEHCMVTNHPKCIVQSYLLWLHDHDYNPVCILCSGNLSEGDCVRLTCYHMYHWACLDRYARELPATTAPAGYTCPSCRTCIFPQPKLVSPVADVLREKLAGVNWARAGLGLPLLSEDREQKPEPEHVSSALETYSYHNHTMTTSAPTVVTPRTSSNVNSINTNISNDHLINQKVEPPYSVVNIETSMSLTNQMSKKVCEAYDDPKDMTFDHDENKYQRKSAIELFLRWWKLISRPPARRRGTAGSIHKRYVILIIAGVTAFCIILVLLSWLGRMSTEGDPSYSVLVNPHVKVQDEKFGM; this is encoded by the exons ATGGGTTTGTGCAAGTGTCCAAAACGAATAGTAACAACCCAGTTTTGTTTTGAACATCGTGTCAATGTTTGCGAACATTGCATGGTTACTAATCATCCAAAg TGTATAGTACAATCGTATCTCTTATGGCTTCATGATCATGACTACAATCCAGTTTGTATATTATGTTCTGGAAATTTAAGCGAAGGAGATTGTGTTCGATTAACTTGTTATCACATGTATCATTGGGCATGTCTAGACAGATATGCTAGAGAATTACCTGCTACGACAGCACCAGCTGGTTATACTTGTCCATCTTGTAGAACATGCATTTTTCCACAACCAAAATTAGTATCACCGGTAGCAGAtgttttaagagaaaaattagcAGGTGTCAATTGGGCACGCGCTGGTTTAGGCTTACCAttg cTCAGTGAAGATAGAGAGCAAAAGCCTGAACCAGAACATGTTTCATCAGCTTTGGAAACATATTCCTATCACAATCATACTATGACCACTTCTGCACCTACTGTAGTCACACCCCGTACTAGTAGTAACGTTAATTCAATCAATACTAATATAAGTAATgatcatttaattaatcagAAAGTTGAGCCACCATATTCTGTAGTAAATATAGAAACATCCATGTCTTTGACTAATCAAATGTCAAAAAAAGTATGTGAAGCTTACGATGATCCGAAAGATATGACTTTTGatcacgatgaaaataaatatcaaagaaagtCAGCTATTGAATTGTTCTTAAGGTGGTGGAAATTAATCTCAAGGCCACCTGCAAGACGAAGGGGTACAGCAGGTTCTATACACAAAAGATATGTCATACTAATCATTGCTGGTGTAACAGCATTTTGTATCATTCTCGTGCTTCTTTCTTGGTTAGGAAGAATGTCTACCGAAGGAGATCCAAGTTACAGTGTATTAGTTAATCCACATGTTAAAGTTCAAGATGAGAAGTTTGGTATGTAa
- the LOC122635385 gene encoding estradiol 17-beta-dehydrogenase 2 isoform X2, with the protein MYVCARAYVCSACLHKRYGSRHMLDTNQVVIITGCDSGLGYSLALHCQFLGATVIASVLDNTGQGAELLKEKGIVVLPLDITNDKSIENFYKDVHLLLNKKRYTLKALVNNAGVMIFGEFEWQTKDQVKHQLEVNLLGTMKITHQLMPLIRKDSTRIVVVSSHCASEPLPGVAAYSATKAAINAWATAIRVELKKYGIDVVTFVPGSFTQESNILANQPERFDAMKESMTLDARYFYRDYFDRYVKYFEPLACKVTPKPVENPRIYEKFEGALLDNYPSSVYKCEPWRYCFYYTLFKITPYYIRDRLTESFVKLPSWKERDIDERFEIDNSKKPVFEELAKDFSLLEKGL; encoded by the exons atgtatgtgtgtgcgcgtgcgtacgtgt GTAGCGCATGTTTACACAAACGTTACGGTTCTCGGCATATGCTCGATACGAATCAGGTTGTAATAATTACAGGCTGTGATTCGGGACTCGGTTATAGTTTAGCATTGCATTGTCAATTTCTTGGTGCCACCGTGATAGCCAGCGTTTTAGACAATACTGGTCAGGGTGCAGaattattaaaggaaaaaggaatcgTTGTATTACCACTCGACATTACAAATGATAAGagtatcgaaaatttttacaaagacGTACACTTATTACTCAACAAAAAGAGATACa cTTTGAAAGCATTGGTGAACAATGCAGGTGTTATGATCTTCGGTGAATTCGAATGGCAAACCAAGGATCAAGTGAAACATCAATTAGAAGTGAACCTTCTTGGGACGATGAAGATCACGCATCAATTGATGCCTCTCATCCGAAAAGATTCAACCAGGATTGTCGTTGTTTCAAGCCATTGCGCGAGCGAACCTTTACCCGGAGTAGCAGCCTACAGTGCGACAAAGGCTGCGATCAATGCTTGGGCCACGGCCATCAGGGTAGAACTAAAGAAATATGGCATCGACGTTGTTACTTTTGTTCCTG GATCCTTCACCCAAGAGAGTAACATTTTAGCTAATCAACCGGAACGTTTCGATGCGATGAAAGAATCGATGACGTTAGAtgcgagatatttttatagggattattttgatcgatacgtgaaatattttgaaCCATTGGCATGTAAGGTCACGCCCAAGCCCGTCGAGAATCCtagaatttatgaaaaatttgagGGAGCACTGTTAGACAATTATCCATCGTCGGTTTATAA ATGCGAGCCATGGAGATATTGTTTCTATTAtacgttatttaaaattacacCTTATTATATACGTGATCGATTGACTGAATCATTTGTAAAATTACCTAGTTGGAAAGAAAGGGACATTGATGAGAGATTTGAGATCGATAATTCAAAGAAACCAGTTTTTGAGGAGCTTGCTAAGGATTTTAGTTTGTTAGAAAAAGGTTTATAG
- the LOC122635385 gene encoding estradiol 17-beta-dehydrogenase 2 isoform X1, translating into MALSAWARKHSMILTVGVSSAAGLLYSCYTTNKRLATLISLCSFGSACLHKRYGSRHMLDTNQVVIITGCDSGLGYSLALHCQFLGATVIASVLDNTGQGAELLKEKGIVVLPLDITNDKSIENFYKDVHLLLNKKRYTLKALVNNAGVMIFGEFEWQTKDQVKHQLEVNLLGTMKITHQLMPLIRKDSTRIVVVSSHCASEPLPGVAAYSATKAAINAWATAIRVELKKYGIDVVTFVPGSFTQESNILANQPERFDAMKESMTLDARYFYRDYFDRYVKYFEPLACKVTPKPVENPRIYEKFEGALLDNYPSSVYKCEPWRYCFYYTLFKITPYYIRDRLTESFVKLPSWKERDIDERFEIDNSKKPVFEELAKDFSLLEKGL; encoded by the exons ATGGCTTTGTCAGCTTGGGCCAGGAAACATTCGATGATATTGACCGTCGGTGTCAGCAGTGCGGCTGGGCTATTGTATTCCTGTTACACCACGAATAAACGGTTGGCTACCTTGATTTCATTGTGTTCCTTTG GTAGCGCATGTTTACACAAACGTTACGGTTCTCGGCATATGCTCGATACGAATCAGGTTGTAATAATTACAGGCTGTGATTCGGGACTCGGTTATAGTTTAGCATTGCATTGTCAATTTCTTGGTGCCACCGTGATAGCCAGCGTTTTAGACAATACTGGTCAGGGTGCAGaattattaaaggaaaaaggaatcgTTGTATTACCACTCGACATTACAAATGATAAGagtatcgaaaatttttacaaagacGTACACTTATTACTCAACAAAAAGAGATACa cTTTGAAAGCATTGGTGAACAATGCAGGTGTTATGATCTTCGGTGAATTCGAATGGCAAACCAAGGATCAAGTGAAACATCAATTAGAAGTGAACCTTCTTGGGACGATGAAGATCACGCATCAATTGATGCCTCTCATCCGAAAAGATTCAACCAGGATTGTCGTTGTTTCAAGCCATTGCGCGAGCGAACCTTTACCCGGAGTAGCAGCCTACAGTGCGACAAAGGCTGCGATCAATGCTTGGGCCACGGCCATCAGGGTAGAACTAAAGAAATATGGCATCGACGTTGTTACTTTTGTTCCTG GATCCTTCACCCAAGAGAGTAACATTTTAGCTAATCAACCGGAACGTTTCGATGCGATGAAAGAATCGATGACGTTAGAtgcgagatatttttatagggattattttgatcgatacgtgaaatattttgaaCCATTGGCATGTAAGGTCACGCCCAAGCCCGTCGAGAATCCtagaatttatgaaaaatttgagGGAGCACTGTTAGACAATTATCCATCGTCGGTTTATAA ATGCGAGCCATGGAGATATTGTTTCTATTAtacgttatttaaaattacacCTTATTATATACGTGATCGATTGACTGAATCATTTGTAAAATTACCTAGTTGGAAAGAAAGGGACATTGATGAGAGATTTGAGATCGATAATTCAAAGAAACCAGTTTTTGAGGAGCTTGCTAAGGATTTTAGTTTGTTAGAAAAAGGTTTATAG